Genomic segment of Hoplias malabaricus isolate fHopMal1 chromosome 14, fHopMal1.hap1, whole genome shotgun sequence:
CATCAAAATCCCCCCAGTCAAATTGAAATTTTTTTCTTACTCAGCATACTATACAAGAGGCTGTGATActcataatgattttttttatatatatactcgCAGGGATTTTTCAGACGTACTGTTCGTATGAAGTTAGAGTATGACCGTTGTGAACGCACCTGTAAAATCCAAAAGAAGAGTCGCAATAAGTGCCAATATTGCCGCTTCCAGAAGTGCCTGGCTCTTGGCATGTCTCATGATGGTGAGAAATTCTCATTAATTTTTGGATAATGCTGTGAATTTGTTAGGGATAGTACATTTTAGTTTTGCTAAAGGATAATCTTATGCCTCATAAGCTTGCTTTGAATGTTTTGGAGCATGTAGCATGTGCTTACAGCTTTCTCTCAGGGAAAGGCATGTTGTACAGGTATGTTATTgttactaaaggtacaaacagtgtaaatgtacctttaaaggtacaacagtggatTTAAAGTCCATTTTTTTCTCTaatggtacattacattctattCCCCAGAAGATAAGTGAatacttgtatttattttactttacagttttataatgaaaacTTACATGTACACCTGTACATGAAATGGGGagtatgaaataaacaaaacactacTACTacatagggctggacgatatggccaaaatttacaTCTAGATAGTTCTCAATTTTGGTCTTATAGAATATTTTTCTATTAtttgatattgatatgaaccaTATTAATCCACAGAAATACAACCAAatacaaacaagaaaaatgacATCGCCCTCAAACATAAAACCctttggctttgtcaatattcgtatatttaaactaactttaaaactgagTGAAATGAGCTGATGGCAGCGTACTATAACAACGTCAGTCAGTGAGGGTTGCTGTAATTATTGTATTTTGAAGTATTAAAAATTAGTTTTAAAATCATACCAttgtatttgaattatattatattgcgattatatattaatatttaattattatccAGCCTTAattctacaattaatatagaatatggtacagttaTATTCCCTATCAAAAAGTGACAGTGACATTTTTTCTGAAAGGGTATGTACATGTGACAGGCCTTTTAACTTTTaataactttattatttttggcTTTTTGTCAAagcattatattttttaatggacTGAAAATCAGAATATGCATTTGACTGATATGATTCCTGTTTTGTAATGCCACAGCTATTCGGTATGGGCGCATGCCTGAGGCAGAGAAGAAGAAATTGGTAGCAGGGCTGCTGGCCGGAGAGAAGAGTCTGCTAAGTCCAGGGGGCTCTGACCTTAAGACTTTAGCCAAGAATGTCAACACGGCATACCAGAAGAACCTCAACATGACCAAGAAAAAGGCACGGAGCATCCTCACTGGCAAGACCAGTTGCACATCGGTATTTAAGCCTTTTGTGTATAGAGAATATTGACTTTTATGTGTAAAATGGTGTTTGTTGATAAAAGAATTTCAAACTTTGTCAGGGGTTGGTTAAATGTATAtgctaaatatttatttattacactaGATTATTGATGAGGAATTTATTGCTTTGAACTTGCTACTTTCTTCTGATCGCATTCAGTATATTGCAGCAATATAAACAACTACTACCTCGAAGCAccatactttttaaaattatcaTATTGCTTTACTTAATTTTTTTGCCACATTTACTAATTTTGATTCTCCGCTGCCTGCAGCCTTTTGTGATTCATGATATGGACTCGCTATGGCAAGCAGAGAATGGCTTAGTCTGGAACCAGCTGAATGGTGCACCCCCAAACAAAGAAATTGGAGTCCATGTTTTTTACCGCTGCCAGTGCACCACAGTGGAAACCGTTCGAGAGCTCACAGAATTTGCCAAAAACATCCCTGGCTTTGTAGACCTCTACCTCAATGATCAGGTATAAACAGTGTAGCAGCTGTAGGCATTTGGTGTTATTTTAAGGGAGAATTACCTTTAGTCAAGTGACGGCTTCTACCTTTAAATATTATTGGTCTAGGTGTCactataaaataatgtaaacagaACTCTTGgcatatgtatttattttttgagctTTAAAATTTTTTCCTGGCCCTTGATGCATTTTctgtccttttttgtttttcaggttACCCTGTTAAAGTATGGTGTCCATGAAGCTATTTTTGCAATGCTGCCATCCCTCATGAATAAAGATGGACTTCTGGTAGCTAATGGGAAGGGCTTTGTAACTAGAGAGTTTTTACGTAGTCTACGCAAACCCTTCAGTGAAATAATGGAGCCCAAGTTTGAATTTGCTGTCAAGTTTAACGCCCTGGAACTGGATGACAGTGACTTAGCTCTGTTTGTGGCAGCCATCATATTATGTGGAGGTGAGGTGTCCACAGTGATGACAGACTGAGGGCAAGACAATATTTTAGGTTTTTGCAAATAAGCTATGAAtacaatataattaaaaaaatttttttatatatatacacacacacatgcatgtttCCAAGACATAGGAAAGTTTAGAACAggaattatttctttttaaatattcgCTTGATTTTACGCAAACTATTGTAAAGATACAATACACTGCCCTATAGATATATTATGTTTTGGGGGTattttttctgagattttttttcttttctgttctctgtATGCCATTACAGATCGCCCTGGACTTATGAACGTGAAGCAAGTGGAGCAGATCCAAGATAGCATCCTCCAGGCCTTGGACCAGCACCTGCAGGTACACCATCCTGATTCAGCTCACCTCTTCCCCAAACTTCTGCAGAAGATGGCTGACCTCCGGCAGCTGGTCACCGAAAATGCTCAGCTGgtccaaatgattaaaaagacTGAATCTGAGACCTCTCTTCATCCACTTCTACAAGAAATCTACAAGGACATGTACTAAGATGTATAGCTTAGTAGACTCACAACCTGATCTCAGAGACATGTATATTGTACACAGATCTTTATGGTGCTGTAGACACCATAGGATTTTATATAGACTGCTATAGTTTTACAAATACTGTATTTGAAAACTGACTTTTAAAGTGAAATTTATAAAcatgcccccccaccccctccacccccgcaaattaattaatattaattttgtgAGAGGCCAAGCTCATGCTCACTTTTCTCAGGTCTTTACCCGATCAGAAGCATGGTAACAGCATGGAATTACCCAAgcatttaaacagtattttGATGTCAGTTATGTATATTCCTTTTATccccattttttttatatttcttaattaGCCATTATTAAATCTAATATAGATTCAGCAGTATATTTTGTCATGGCTACCACACATTTGTCTATAAATCTACATTTGAGTCTATGCTACTAGTGTCAAACTCAATGCAAGAGTGTCATGAACTTTTAATGGACGTACTATATCAAATGTGTGGTTCCCTAACACTTGTACACTGATAAATCAAAATATTCTACCCATTTCAGAATATCTTACGTATTCAGGCCATTATCTAAAATAATCTCCTTCACATGGTTTAACACGTTTCAAGTAGAACTGATTCAGCTGGTGTCAGAAAATATAAGGCTTAAAACtagcatttaatattttaatagttATATACTGCATTACTGTGGTCCATTGTAATGTTCATAATACAGTACCCAGCATGTATTATGCAAGTAGGTTACATACAATCAAATATGTTACACAACCTTCTtcaacaccatacaacacttcAAACATCATGACCTAAAGTGTATGCctattatattttttacttttttctcaAATATTCTTCCCACTCTTGAGATGCATCATCAGACAGGGGTTTTCctactttttaaggtggaaaatgcCACTTTAGAAATGACTGTAGCAGTGCTGTAAGTGGGGAGTAGGCACGTTTGAAACATACTGACTGCTAAATTTGTCATTTTGGCCAGTGGGTCCCTTTTTAAGGTTTTTAAGAATTTTGATTTGGTTATATGTTTCACCTTTATGATTAAATAAATCTAAtggtttgatattttattttttttaactaataataaaaaaattaccaAATCCAAATTCAAAATCTAATATTGTGTTCTATGATGTTTTCTATGTGCAAATACTTTATCCTTGTATTGCTATTCTTGGAATGTTACTATTTTCAAAAAGTGGCATTTAGGAAGCACATAACACGTTGCGGACACCAGTTATTCAGCTAAATGTCTCTGAAGAATAGCATGACAATAATATTCAAATCAATCTTTGCCTGGAAAATGCACTATATTTTTGTATGTGGGATATTTTTAAGATGATGCATATGCTGTGATGGATACAGATCTGTTTAAAGAGGACATCATGTTTCATTTtgagttgttttttgtttgtttttattttttttccagatggTTCAAAATAATCTTGTATGGTTGAACAAATTAATTAACATAACCATGCAATGTATTTATCTCAAGTACTGCCCTATTAAATTGTTTAGAGGATTTACACATGAACCCTACACATGTCAGGCTGTATGATACAACCAACCCTATATCTGTATTTATACAGGATATTTCACCTTATTCATATTTGGATTCAAGGTTTTATTTTCCAAGGCATTTATGATGTTACAGTGCTTTCAAAAAATGTAAGCATTTGCTGCTGTAATGCTGGagagcaaaatacaaattactTGTATAACTAATTACCTGGTTTAATACAAATTATTTCCTCATTCTCTTTCTGTTCCTTTTCATGACGATTCTCTCTTTCAATGCTTGGTAGCAGCTACGCAATATCCACCTAAATTTAATTTGTATTACCAATCATTTTAGAAGTTTCCTAGTGTTTACTTTGTCTTTTCCAAATTAATCAACAGCACAAGGCtgcagaaagattttttttaagcaaaCCTCTTATGGTAGACATGAGATCCACAGATACTTAAATTTTACTGTTGGCTCCTATAAATGTCTGACAGTAGCTGATTGCATGTATTCAGTCTGCTTCTGTGCCAGTAATTTTGCTCTTTCTGTGGGCAGAGAGGTTGGCGTGGTGGCATAACAGGTAGAGTTGCTGTTTCATAGCTCCATGGTTAGCATCGAACCCTGCCAAAcgtgactgtgaagagttttgtgtgttctccctttgttctggtttcctctcacagtccaaaaacacatgctgaggtggattggctatgcaaaaattgtccacaggtgtgagtgaatgagtgagtatgtgttaccctgtgatggactggcatccccatcctgccttgcacccattaCTGGAACAGACTGTCTAATAGACAATAAAGACTGGATGGTTCataattttctcatgttaattttttataaaaactaGGTACAGATGCTCAGAAGCGTTCACTTGGAAGTGCTATTCAttttgataattcaacagtaataCCCAGTTCTTCATTAACAACTTAGGGGTAGCTTTTGATTCAGCTATCACATTTGACACCCTCATATCCAATAGAGTCAGAACCACCCTCTACTAATTCAATATTACCAAAATTCTGCATTTCTTTAATagttgcagaaaaaaaaactaccaTGCATAAATATAACATCATGGCTAGATTAATAAAATGcactcctggcagggagcttgTGCAAATCAGTATCTTGAACTTCTCATACATTATCACCCATCATGTATATTTCATTCACAGGATAGCAGTCTACTCTTAGCTCCATGCATtaggaaaaacactgcaggaggaagatccttttctcacaaagctcttcaactctggaatagccttacTGTTCaaggctcagacacactctcaatctttaaatcttgCTTGGAAACTTACATTTTCACACTGGCTTTTGGTTAATCTCGCACTTTCAGGTTATGTCTCTTCTGGTGTTATAACTGGTTTTATTATCACTGCTATGTATCACATACTCTATCCAGCATGTCTGTTGCTTTACTTTGCCCCTGAATGCTTCTTGCAGAGTAGTTTTTCCCCTGCTTTATGGTGGACTTATTAAAACTTTCTGGTTTTCCCCCTGTccggttttctttctcctgtctctcttagGCTGCTGCCCTCCCTGTTGTCCTGACCCAACTCTGCCCTATGCATCATGTTCAAGATCTTAGCCTTTCCTTAGCTAGAGCACCATTATAGGCCATGCAATGATGCTGTCTTAGCTTAAACTGACTCTGCACCAGCTTTtaacctcccacagaatcactgaccacttCCTATTACCTCTCAAATCTTGAtcagtaatttattttatctTCATAGTACATATTACTCATTATTTCTATCTGATCATTTTTTCTACTCTGTTATTTGTTGTCCGCTCCGGTATggaccagaggaggatgagtTCCCCTAAGTCatggttccttaggtttgtgCCGAGGTAGTTTTGCCACTTGCCACTGTAGCCCCTGTCTTgttcataggaggcttggacccagatCTCTGTAAAGTGGCTTGTGACTTctgctatataaatacattttgattgattgatcCAGCTCATCAgttaacaaagaaacatttacTGAATATAAGAAAAGCACTAAAATATATAAGGAAATATACTAACTGCAAATGCAGGTTCCTATTTTTAATCAAATGGGGAATTTTCCTTTAACAGCAGAGGTGGAGGAGTCTATCACGCCAATTAACAGAGCTATTCTGATTGGTCTGGGTCACGCACAACAATTATATACGTTTGCATTTAAGTGGTCATACGTCAGGGGCTAAGGATCAGCTACCAGATGGACAACACGCGTCTAACTGAAGGTGTTAGTGAACGTAATGTTTGTAGGTAAGCAGGGCGCAAACAGTTTAATTGTAAGCATTTATAGGTATCCTACGTTACGAGGCAAACAAAAAAACGTATGGTTTAGGCtgaaaaactgaattaaaacgTTGTCTTTTCTGATTTGTTTCTAAACCTAGCAATCTCGTTTGGACCTGGTTATTTTTAAGAGATAGCTCAGCTTAAATCGT
This window contains:
- the ppardb gene encoding peroxisome proliferator-activated receptor delta b: MEEVEQVTCVVKTEPLVELTVVQGAMALTEILESQPSPQPELNFNHVSVDTSWLTVQEGESTSSDCGGTSDLQELGSASGEEIEGDCSEASDTLGIRVSPASKRSWDAGVQNGDEVEKDKQQNPSSPPVTGSMFPDPLQVPSLSLSDQLKLGRDDSDGTGLNVECRICGDKASGFHYGVHACEGCKGFFRRTVRMKLEYDRCERTCKIQKKSRNKCQYCRFQKCLALGMSHDAIRYGRMPEAEKKKLVAGLLAGEKSLLSPGGSDLKTLAKNVNTAYQKNLNMTKKKARSILTGKTSCTSPFVIHDMDSLWQAENGLVWNQLNGAPPNKEIGVHVFYRCQCTTVETVRELTEFAKNIPGFVDLYLNDQVTLLKYGVHEAIFAMLPSLMNKDGLLVANGKGFVTREFLRSLRKPFSEIMEPKFEFAVKFNALELDDSDLALFVAAIILCGDRPGLMNVKQVEQIQDSILQALDQHLQVHHPDSAHLFPKLLQKMADLRQLVTENAQLVQMIKKTESETSLHPLLQEIYKDMY